The following are from one region of the Paenibacillus sp. JZ16 genome:
- a CDS encoding NUDIX domain-containing protein: MGMSDYYKDLREKIGDQLIFMPSVAGIIRNDQDFVLFGRKHREDVWGLVAGAIELGESPAEAMVREAKEETGLDIVPERIIGVYGGKERRYTYSNGHQVEYLTIVFECRIISGELDLENDEFAELVFFPEDQLPPTALKYPEHIFFKTNGERAHF; this comes from the coding sequence ATGGGAATGTCAGATTACTATAAGGATCTAAGAGAAAAGATCGGAGACCAGTTAATATTCATGCCGTCCGTTGCGGGTATTATCCGTAATGATCAGGATTTTGTTTTATTTGGAAGAAAACATCGCGAAGATGTATGGGGACTTGTGGCCGGTGCCATCGAGCTGGGAGAATCCCCGGCAGAGGCGATGGTTCGCGAAGCGAAGGAAGAAACTGGGCTAGATATCGTGCCTGAACGAATCATTGGGGTATATGGCGGAAAAGAACGCCGATATACGTACAGCAACGGACATCAAGTGGAGTACCTCACGATTGTGTTTGAGTGCCGCATCATTTCGGGAGAGTTGGATCTTGAGAATGACGAGTTTGCTGAACTCGTATTCTTTCCGGAGGATCAGCTGCCACCCACGGCTTTAAAATATCCGGAACATATTTTCTTCAAAACGAATGGAGAGCGGGCTCATTTCTGA
- a CDS encoding LamG-like jellyroll fold domain-containing protein yields the protein MESVVSGLMNQANGVIGNNIGRLRKQLGITQELLANRLGVSYQAVSKWENGQSCPDIILIPILADVFGVTIDELFGRTVHNIDLRKGLVLEYLFDGNVRDTSGEGHHGRLEGGNYGEDRFGRKGGALVLDGGSHYVRIDQPPILVNDAFSVSVWCYYDAHKILRGWHSAIVSQDGHHQNRAMQLSTKDEYITFHGFLREPDLSMNTKIVKEHWYHVVITYEKSRYRMVVNGRLVAERTGSFTPYNKEPMYVGRKSTDEPYFFFQGRIDDLRIYNRAMQDREIEALYLEGGYKPAPMPHVEPAEEPIPVLEGLDDIRMVFTKDTIDAAADWYTRNLGFNILMQEEGFYMLTLYNSPNLILECVKARELESGQEASFIFKTNRDIVELSSTLSAAGARIEQIRDEGFAWFLDFMDPYGQAWIIMREKGSHLS from the coding sequence ATGGAAAGCGTGGTGTCTGGATTGATGAATCAGGCAAACGGCGTGATTGGTAACAATATTGGCAGGCTGCGAAAACAGCTCGGCATCACACAGGAGCTATTGGCTAACAGACTCGGTGTCAGCTATCAAGCCGTAAGTAAATGGGAGAATGGACAATCTTGCCCGGATATTATACTGATTCCGATACTGGCAGATGTATTCGGGGTCACGATCGATGAGCTTTTTGGCAGGACAGTCCATAACATCGATTTACGAAAAGGACTCGTGCTTGAGTATTTGTTCGACGGCAATGTGAGAGATACCAGCGGGGAGGGACATCATGGGCGACTAGAAGGCGGGAATTATGGCGAAGACCGCTTTGGCCGGAAGGGCGGGGCTTTAGTGTTGGATGGCGGAAGTCATTATGTCCGGATCGATCAACCGCCCATTCTTGTGAATGATGCTTTTTCAGTATCCGTATGGTGTTATTATGATGCACACAAGATCCTCCGTGGATGGCATAGCGCGATTGTCTCGCAAGATGGCCATCACCAGAACCGGGCGATGCAGCTTAGCACGAAGGATGAGTATATTACGTTCCATGGTTTCCTTAGAGAACCGGATCTATCGATGAACACCAAGATCGTGAAGGAGCACTGGTATCATGTGGTTATAACCTATGAGAAATCCCGTTACCGAATGGTTGTCAATGGCCGTCTCGTTGCTGAGCGTACAGGCAGTTTTACACCCTATAATAAAGAACCGATGTATGTAGGTAGAAAATCAACCGATGAACCGTATTTCTTTTTCCAAGGGCGTATCGACGACCTGCGAATCTATAATCGTGCCATGCAGGACCGTGAGATCGAAGCCCTCTATCTTGAAGGTGGTTATAAGCCTGCCCCAATGCCGCATGTGGAGCCTGCGGAGGAGCCCATTCCGGTTCTTGAGGGATTGGACGACATCCGTATGGTCTTTACAAAAGATACCATTGATGCAGCGGCTGACTGGTATACCCGAAATTTAGGATTCAACATATTGATGCAGGAAGAAGGCTTCTATATGTTAACGTTGTACAACAGCCCGAATTTGATATTGGAATGCGTGAAAGCAAGGGAGCTGGAGTCTGGACAAGAGGCATCATTTATATTCAAAACCAATCGGGATATCGTAGAACTGAGCTCTACTTTATCTGCCGCTGGTGCGAGAATTGAGCAAATTCGGGACGAAGGCTTCGCATGGTTTCTGGATTTTATGGATCCTTATGGACAAGCTTGGATCATTATGCGCGAGAAGGGGAGTCATTTGAGTTGA
- a CDS encoding DinB family protein, whose translation MDHEFNRKWLEDKFENIRSRTLKVLVQLNDEQVNWRPNHSSLSISTLIRHIEGNIQERVMKGILHKDITRNREEELTQVFVSRDDLIQIVKNRFQFLIDTVKSMSSADFEQVQQVRGKERSNLDILHQCATHYSEHMGQIFYIAKQCLAVQYKATSI comes from the coding sequence ATGGATCATGAGTTCAACCGGAAGTGGCTGGAGGACAAATTTGAAAACATCCGCAGCCGTACCTTAAAAGTGCTGGTGCAGTTAAACGATGAGCAAGTCAATTGGCGGCCCAACCATTCCAGTCTGAGCATTTCGACGTTGATCAGGCACATCGAAGGCAACATTCAAGAGCGGGTCATGAAAGGGATTCTGCACAAAGACATCACGCGAAACCGGGAGGAAGAGCTGACGCAGGTTTTTGTCAGCCGGGATGATCTGATTCAGATTGTAAAGAATCGGTTTCAGTTCCTGATCGATACGGTAAAATCCATGTCGAGTGCGGACTTTGAACAGGTTCAACAGGTACGCGGTAAAGAACGAAGCAATCTCGACATACTGCATCAATGCGCCACGCATTATTCGGAGCATATGGGTCAAATTTTTTATATCGCGAAGCAGTGTTTGGCGGTTCAATATAAAGCTACATCGATCTAA
- a CDS encoding NUDIX domain-containing protein has protein sequence MFEAAIREVKEETGYDVHLTGTTGVYPFISSLNHPVIMFHFTGKVVGGSLHLGAGEIKDARWVTLPDILADHSMKIRDVEVMRQIVENLNNGVQHSLELFHPSLLLTSGSSHIHNA, from the coding sequence ATGTTCGAGGCGGCTATAAGAGAAGTGAAGGAAGAGACAGGATATGATGTGCATTTGACAGGCACTACAGGCGTGTATCCATTCATAAGCAGCTTGAATCACCCTGTGATCATGTTTCATTTTACCGGAAAAGTGGTGGGAGGCTCGCTTCATTTGGGAGCAGGCGAGATTAAGGATGCCCGGTGGGTCACACTGCCTGACATCTTAGCTGATCACAGCATGAAGATCAGGGATGTCGAAGTCATGAGACAGATCGTTGAGAATCTCAATAATGGCGTGCAGCACTCGCTTGAATTGTTTCATCCTTCTTTGCTTCTAACTTCGGGGTCATCGCATATTCATAATGCTTAG
- a CDS encoding NUDIX domain-containing protein, with protein MKIVVTGGAIIRDHHGRILLQRRSDYGNWGLPGGGMEAGESVEETMRREVLEETGLVVRDHELYGVYSGPRMQYRYPDGNEVVFVMFIFNATVDLEGKTEEQGRILNHHDVNNESLQLEFKALHEIDLEDISSVQRPVFEDLQSGKAHILRT; from the coding sequence ATGAAAATCGTAGTGACTGGCGGCGCCATCATCCGGGATCATCATGGGCGAATATTGCTTCAGAGACGCTCGGATTACGGCAATTGGGGACTTCCCGGTGGCGGTATGGAAGCCGGAGAATCCGTGGAAGAGACGATGAGACGGGAAGTGCTCGAAGAAACGGGGCTGGTCGTCCGCGATCATGAACTCTATGGTGTTTATAGCGGACCCAGAATGCAGTATCGATACCCGGACGGAAACGAGGTCGTGTTTGTCATGTTTATTTTTAACGCGACGGTGGATTTGGAAGGGAAGACGGAGGAGCAGGGCAGAATACTTAATCATCATGATGTCAACAACGAGTCGTTGCAGTTGGAATTCAAGGCATTGCATGAGATTGATCTAGAGGATATCAGCTCTGTGCAAAGACCGGTATTTGAGGATCTGCAAAGCGGGAAGGCACACATTTTAAGAACATGA
- a CDS encoding YfiT family bacillithiol transferase codes for MASIRFPLGSFEPKVEPTLEERQRFIQQIPSIVPTLRQIIMKCPLSQLLMPYREEGWSIQQIVHHLADNDMNAYLRFKRALTEEEPVANSYREDLWAELSDYTEVPIENSLTLLETLHFRFLILLKDLQPEDFKRTMRTQVLGSITLDIALQRFVWHNQHHIAQITSILNRENAKLHKE; via the coding sequence GTGGCCAGCATCCGTTTTCCCCTGGGTTCCTTTGAACCGAAGGTGGAGCCGACATTGGAGGAGAGGCAGAGGTTTATACAACAGATACCTTCAATCGTACCGACGCTCCGGCAAATCATAATGAAATGCCCCCTTTCTCAGCTGCTTATGCCTTATCGTGAAGAGGGCTGGAGCATTCAGCAAATCGTGCACCATCTGGCTGATAACGACATGAACGCATACTTGCGATTTAAACGTGCATTGACCGAGGAGGAACCGGTGGCAAACTCGTACCGGGAGGATTTATGGGCTGAACTGAGTGATTACACGGAGGTTCCCATTGAGAACTCGCTTACGCTTCTCGAAACACTTCATTTTCGTTTTCTTATACTGCTTAAGGACTTACAGCCTGAGGATTTCAAAAGAACCATGAGAACTCAAGTGCTCGGCAGCATTACACTGGATATCGCGCTGCAGCGATTCGTGTGGCACAACCAGCATCATATCGCGCAGATAACATCCATATTGAACCGTGAAAACGCGAAGTTACATAAGGAGTGA
- a CDS encoding GNAT family N-acetyltransferase, which translates to MIRLQPIDKDNWTECIKLKAKPGQEGFIASNLYSIAQSQFLEHFEAMAIYKEETMVGFALYGLDSDDGNYWIYRLMIDGNFQGKGYGKAALRDIIEEIRNKPDRTDVLMISFDPKNEQARQLYVKAGFEEIGVMPWSEGESVAKLML; encoded by the coding sequence ATGATTAGATTGCAGCCCATTGATAAGGATAATTGGACCGAATGTATTAAACTGAAAGCGAAGCCGGGGCAAGAAGGCTTTATCGCCTCCAATCTGTATTCGATTGCCCAGTCTCAATTTCTTGAACATTTTGAAGCAATGGCCATTTATAAGGAAGAGACGATGGTCGGATTCGCGTTATATGGCTTGGACTCCGATGACGGGAACTACTGGATTTACCGTTTGATGATCGACGGTAATTTTCAAGGGAAGGGTTACGGTAAAGCGGCTTTGCGAGACATAATTGAAGAAATCCGAAACAAACCTGACCGGACGGATGTCCTTATGATAAGCTTTGATCCGAAGAACGAACAGGCCAGGCAGCTTTATGTCAAAGCGGGTTTTGAGGAGATCGGCGTCATGCCGTGGTCGGAGGGTGAGTCCGTAGCAAAGCTGATGCTGTAA
- a CDS encoding S-layer homology domain-containing protein, with the protein MFLKRWRRLLSFTLILSLCMTSMASAAETSQNKYAWANGSVDFLRSHGVFENMEYKTKTLGRMVTKSDLTLMVHRLFTDLRVESDKNLKIPGVPNGHPSYQMFKDVYGSIPSAPSGLIAAADKINYHDETFKFIPEKVLTRWDLLITLNALFDDIGYSVEVLESEEIARLREIKDLPKRYFNSYNQYEKWKYAYQPLAPEIGLMQDKKWGPSLASDLDYVKAYALLGFAEAGIMKPDAKGHFRPNQKVTLAETAVILHRIYDYYDGSDYVREPSADDLIPNGTRNFIYAGSPSGHGESPVADFALVNPDSVPEFYLAVKASEKIDLQINMNGEPSFYTYEQLSNPKQPVRIALNGASYAEFIPIIRSKGQKATDDNNNIKVMYYYSDTFQDFTQLLGYEADL; encoded by the coding sequence ATGTTTCTAAAAAGGTGGCGTCGATTATTATCTTTTACCCTCATTCTATCGTTGTGCATGACATCCATGGCAAGCGCGGCGGAAACCAGTCAAAACAAATATGCCTGGGCCAATGGATCCGTTGATTTCCTGAGATCCCATGGAGTCTTTGAGAATATGGAGTATAAGACAAAAACTTTAGGCAGGATGGTAACCAAGTCCGATCTCACGCTCATGGTTCATCGGCTGTTTACCGATTTACGGGTCGAAAGCGATAAGAACCTCAAGATACCCGGGGTCCCAAATGGACATCCCTCCTACCAGATGTTTAAAGATGTATACGGCAGCATACCGTCGGCGCCGAGCGGATTAATTGCCGCCGCCGACAAAATCAATTATCATGACGAAACCTTCAAGTTTATACCGGAGAAGGTGTTAACACGCTGGGACTTATTGATTACGCTGAATGCGCTGTTCGATGATATTGGATATTCTGTGGAGGTGTTGGAAAGTGAGGAGATTGCCAGGCTGCGGGAGATCAAAGATCTTCCCAAAAGGTATTTCAATTCCTACAACCAATACGAAAAATGGAAGTACGCCTATCAACCATTGGCACCCGAAATCGGATTGATGCAAGACAAAAAATGGGGGCCTTCCTTAGCCTCCGATCTCGATTACGTTAAAGCTTATGCGCTGCTCGGCTTTGCCGAGGCCGGCATCATGAAACCTGACGCGAAAGGGCATTTTCGTCCGAATCAAAAGGTAACGTTAGCCGAAACCGCGGTCATCCTGCATCGCATATACGATTATTATGATGGCAGCGACTATGTCCGAGAACCATCGGCAGATGATCTCATCCCGAATGGCACTAGAAACTTTATCTATGCGGGATCTCCGTCTGGACACGGAGAAAGTCCGGTTGCTGACTTTGCTTTAGTAAATCCCGATTCCGTACCGGAATTCTATCTGGCCGTGAAGGCTTCAGAGAAAATCGACTTGCAGATCAACATGAACGGGGAGCCATCCTTTTATACTTACGAACAATTAAGCAACCCTAAGCAGCCTGTTCGAATTGCTTTGAATGGCGCATCCTATGCTGAGTTCATTCCCATTATCCGAAGCAAGGGCCAGAAAGCCACCGATGACAATAATAACATTAAGGTTATGTATTATTATTCTGATACATTCCAGGACTTTACCCAATTATTGGGGTATGAAGCCGATCTCTAG
- a CDS encoding class I SAM-dependent methyltransferase, producing the protein MGIDWYDMIARRNGGYKGRAVCTVVGRSAEEVFEERLVEMLPQFQSVLDAGCGHGEFTLRMSRHAKNIIGFDNSAEMIRISQSLLESSGIGNVEFVFATTKTELPFQDAQFDLIYDRRGPTSILEHPRILASGGTIIGIHNDVTAVRRRLSENGYMNVEIEEYNEAITYFPNAREFALFLSDVPGNPDFTLPEMKGELEAKIRENQIDGQLGVREHKYIWKAMKK; encoded by the coding sequence ATGGGAATAGACTGGTATGACATGATCGCACGAAGAAATGGCGGCTACAAAGGAAGAGCGGTGTGTACCGTCGTCGGCCGGTCGGCGGAAGAGGTGTTTGAGGAGCGGTTAGTGGAGATGCTGCCGCAGTTTCAATCGGTGCTGGATGCAGGCTGCGGGCATGGCGAGTTCACGCTCCGGATGTCCAGACATGCTAAGAACATCATTGGTTTTGACAACTCCGCGGAGATGATCCGAATCTCCCAATCCTTACTCGAAAGCAGCGGAATCGGTAATGTGGAATTTGTGTTTGCCACAACGAAGACCGAGTTGCCCTTTCAAGACGCTCAGTTTGATCTCATCTATGACCGCAGAGGGCCCACCTCGATCCTCGAACATCCCAGGATATTAGCTTCAGGCGGCACTATTATCGGCATACATAATGATGTGACTGCCGTACGAAGGCGATTGTCGGAGAATGGCTACATGAATGTCGAGATTGAGGAGTATAATGAAGCGATTACTTACTTCCCGAATGCCCGCGAATTTGCATTGTTTCTGTCGGATGTGCCGGGTAATCCCGATTTCACTTTGCCGGAAATGAAGGGTGAACTCGAGGCCAAGATACGGGAGAATCAGATCGACGGGCAGCTTGGAGTCCGTGAACACAAATACATCTGGAAAGCCATGAAGAAGTGA
- a CDS encoding endonuclease/exonuclease/phosphatase family protein, translating to MRIPKITSLFMMLTFLTTASLSPSGELGSTAEATPGPLRVMSFNLRYAANDNQPWEKRRPVTKNLILEHKPDVIGTQEGLHRQILDLENDLPGYGRIGVGREGGSLGEYMAIFYNTERLKPLEQSHFWLSDTPQTISSASWGNQIPRMATWVRFQDLQNGKTFYMVNTHLDHQSEVSRQKSAELIVDKMKAFASDIPVVVTGDFNTRPGSDTYSIFTSNGMSDGHVTAKKRTNDDLGTFHNYKDPTGGGSGNRIDWILHSQGWNVLHSEIINYNEVGQYPSDHYPVMMEGTLQRSNKTTEETVPKLPLTTALHITEVVANSNEQGNYNYVEIYNPTDREIDLEGYQIYYYYDPALPFDKSKSNRWTITKDRYSTDTIIRPNETKVIWIKKQPCCYDLSMEQFLANYNADGEDFSPSQLLAVFTPGNNQGLNGTSTSGRSLGISAPSGTHLIGVQFNNGQLDAGVNESITYREPEPLTSMMQKKETHQVPSPGQP from the coding sequence ATGAGAATCCCCAAAATCACCAGCCTGTTCATGATGCTAACATTTCTGACGACGGCGTCGCTCTCCCCTTCCGGCGAGTTGGGGAGTACCGCGGAAGCAACGCCTGGGCCTTTGCGTGTTATGAGCTTCAACCTGCGTTATGCCGCCAATGACAATCAACCTTGGGAGAAACGCCGCCCTGTCACCAAGAATCTCATCCTGGAGCATAAACCGGACGTCATCGGAACGCAGGAAGGGCTTCACCGGCAAATCCTCGATCTGGAGAATGATCTGCCGGGATATGGTCGGATTGGAGTCGGACGTGAAGGCGGGAGCTTAGGCGAGTATATGGCGATCTTTTATAATACGGAACGACTGAAGCCATTGGAACAGTCTCACTTCTGGCTGTCCGATACGCCCCAGACGATCAGCTCCGCCAGCTGGGGGAACCAGATTCCGCGGATGGCAACCTGGGTTCGCTTCCAGGATCTTCAGAACGGCAAAACCTTTTATATGGTCAACACGCATCTGGATCACCAATCCGAGGTTTCCCGGCAGAAGAGCGCCGAACTCATTGTCGACAAAATGAAGGCTTTTGCCTCGGATATCCCCGTTGTCGTAACCGGCGATTTCAATACCCGGCCGGGAAGCGATACGTATTCAATTTTTACAAGCAACGGGATGTCGGATGGACATGTCACCGCCAAGAAACGCACCAACGATGACCTGGGAACCTTTCATAATTACAAGGACCCTACGGGCGGCGGCAGCGGAAACCGGATCGACTGGATTCTGCACAGCCAGGGCTGGAATGTCTTGCACAGCGAGATTATTAATTACAATGAAGTCGGCCAATACCCTAGCGATCATTATCCCGTCATGATGGAAGGTACCCTGCAAAGATCCAATAAAACCACCGAAGAAACGGTACCTAAGCTGCCCTTAACCACCGCCCTGCACATCACCGAGGTGGTCGCTAACTCGAACGAGCAAGGAAATTACAATTATGTGGAGATTTACAACCCCACGGATCGGGAAATCGACCTGGAAGGATATCAAATCTACTACTATTACGACCCTGCTCTTCCATTCGACAAATCCAAGTCCAACCGCTGGACCATTACGAAGGATCGCTACAGCACGGACACCATCATCCGTCCTAATGAAACCAAGGTGATCTGGATCAAGAAGCAGCCTTGCTGTTACGACCTGAGCATGGAGCAGTTCCTTGCCAACTATAATGCTGATGGCGAAGATTTCTCACCGTCTCAACTGCTGGCCGTCTTCACGCCGGGCAACAATCAGGGCCTGAACGGAACCTCCACCAGCGGACGCTCTTTGGGCATTTCAGCGCCATCCGGCACGCATCTTATCGGCGTACAGTTCAATAACGGGCAACTGGATGCCGGGGTTAATGAATCGATCACGTATCGAGAGCCCGAGCCGCTGACGAGCATGATGCAGAAAAAAGAAACCCACCAGGTCCCTTCTCCAGGTCAACCGTAA
- a CDS encoding HAD family hydrolase, translated as MTLKAIIFDLDETLTDRRLAIDSFIERLIARYFLDSNEDAQFRIAKRFKEADQNGYRDKREVYEMLVEHLPWVNPPTVDEYLTFFRETIPLCIQPMDQLLPVLRHLKSKGLRLGIITNGTVQVQEGKIRQLGIREYFDSIVISEEAGVKKPDPRIYRKALDLLNVRPSETWFVGDHPHNDIIGAAQCGIKPIWFTRDGNWNYSEEIKPYRTIHKLEELIHIYTEYHEN; from the coding sequence ATGACGTTAAAAGCGATAATCTTTGATTTGGATGAGACATTAACGGACAGAAGGTTGGCGATTGACTCGTTTATTGAGCGATTGATTGCCAGGTATTTCCTAGACTCCAATGAAGATGCTCAGTTTAGGATAGCCAAGCGATTTAAGGAAGCCGATCAGAACGGCTACCGGGATAAGCGTGAAGTGTATGAGATGCTGGTCGAGCATCTTCCGTGGGTGAATCCGCCTACGGTCGATGAATACCTGACATTTTTCAGGGAAACCATCCCACTTTGTATCCAGCCGATGGATCAGTTGTTACCCGTACTGCGTCATTTGAAGTCTAAGGGGCTGAGGCTCGGCATCATTACCAATGGAACCGTCCAAGTTCAAGAGGGGAAGATACGTCAATTGGGTATACGCGAGTACTTCGATTCCATCGTGATTTCCGAAGAGGCTGGCGTCAAAAAACCGGATCCCAGGATCTATAGGAAGGCTTTAGATTTGCTAAACGTACGGCCATCAGAGACGTGGTTCGTCGGCGACCACCCGCATAACGATATCATCGGAGCAGCACAATGCGGAATCAAACCCATATGGTTTACGCGAGATGGAAATTGGAACTACTCTGAAGAAATAAAGCCATATCGGACGATACATAAGCTGGAAGAATTGATTCATATTTATACCGAATACCATGAGAATTAG
- a CDS encoding NUDIX hydrolase, whose amino-acid sequence MSWRSKYAYGGIVFNQNQEVLMRSPRGQWGGYVWTFAKGGAELSDSSPEETATREVLEETGYKCSIIAAIPGEYESDTCLTKYFLMSPDGWSTHHDKETQEIKWVSVEQAFELIELTTTLLGRQRDTDALISAIYTMRALIIENRF is encoded by the coding sequence TTGAGCTGGAGATCCAAGTATGCTTATGGAGGCATTGTGTTCAATCAGAATCAAGAGGTCCTCATGAGAAGTCCGCGCGGCCAGTGGGGCGGCTATGTTTGGACCTTCGCCAAAGGCGGTGCTGAATTAAGCGATAGCTCCCCAGAAGAAACCGCAACCCGGGAAGTGTTAGAGGAGACAGGGTATAAATGCAGCATTATCGCAGCCATTCCGGGTGAATATGAATCGGATACATGCTTGACGAAGTATTTTTTGATGAGCCCTGATGGTTGGAGCACCCATCATGATAAGGAAACGCAGGAAATCAAGTGGGTTAGCGTAGAGCAGGCCTTTGAACTGATAGAATTGACAACAACCTTATTAGGTAGACAACGCGATACAGATGCATTAATAAGTGCGATATATACGATGAGGGCATTGATAATAGAGAACAGATTCTAG